From Etheostoma spectabile isolate EspeVRDwgs_2016 chromosome 8, UIUC_Espe_1.0, whole genome shotgun sequence, a single genomic window includes:
- the hsd17b12a gene encoding very-long-chain 3-oxoacyl-CoA reductase-A codes for MNWMNAEETLRRAETPLFWVGAFTVASLALWLLYRLLSGFRIWVLGNGQLLSPKLGKWAVVTGATDGIGKSYAEELARRGFALMLISRSQDKLDDVAKSLEDQFKVETRTIAVDFGKMDIYQKIEAGLAGLEIGVLVNNVGVSYAYPEYYLHIPDLDNFITNMINVNMTSVCQMTRLVLPRMVERSKGVILNISSASGMYPLPLLTVYSASKAFVDFFSRGLQEEYRRHGIIIQSVLPFFVATKMTRIRKPTLDKPTPERYVAAELATVGLQGQTNGYFPHAVMGWLTTKLVPINLVIFFGAQMNRQQRTGYLQRRKLREQRNGLLQKSD; via the exons ATGAACTGGATGAACGCTGAGGAGACGCTCCGCAGGGCCGAGACGCCTCTCTTCTGGGTCGGCGCGTTCACTGTGGCCTCTCTGGCGCTGTGGCTGCTCTACAGGCTGCTCTCAGGCTTCAGGATCTGGGTCTTGGGAAACGGGCAGCTGCTCTCTCCGAAGCTGGGCAAATGGGCAG tTGTGACGGGAGCCACGGATGGAATCGGGAAATCCTATGCGGAGGAG CTGGCACGTCGAGGATTTGCCCTGATGTTGATCAGTCGCTCCCAGGACAAGCTGGATGACGTGGCCAAGTCACTTG AGGACCAGTTTAAAGTGGAGACCAGGACCATTGCAGTTGACTTTGGCAAGATGGACATCTACCAAAAGATCGAGGCAGGGCTGGCTGGTCTTGAGATCGGTGTTCTTG TCAATAATGTTGGCGTGTCCTACGCCTACCCTGAGTACTACCTTCATATTCCTGATCTGGACAAT TTCATCACAAACATGATCAACGTCAACATGACCTCAGTCTGCCAG ATGACCCGCCTGGTGCTGCCTAGAATGGTTGAGAG gtCCAAAGGTGTTATCCTGAACATCTCTTCTGCCAGTGGCATGTACCCCCTTCCTCTGCTTACAGTCTATTCTGCCTCAAAG GCCTTTGTGGATTTCTTCTCTCGTGGCCTTCAGGAGGAATACAGGCGTCATGGCATCATCATTCAG AGCGTGCTGCCCTTCTTTGTGGCCACTAAAATGACTCGTATCAGGAAGCCCACCCTGGACAAGCCCACCCCAGAGCGCTATGTGGCAGCTGAGCTCGCCACTGTGGGTCTGCAGGGCCAGACCAATGGCTATTTCCCCCATGCTGTAATG GGTTGGCTGACCACCAAGCTTGTGCCTATCAACCTCGTCATCTTCTTCGGAGCCCAAATGAACCGTCAGCAGCGTACCGGATACCTGCAGAGAAGGAAGCTGCGGGAGCAGAGGAACGGACTACTTCAGAAGAGTGACTAG